The Dreissena polymorpha isolate Duluth1 chromosome 2, UMN_Dpol_1.0, whole genome shotgun sequence nucleotide sequence TGAGTTATTAGCAAAATGACAACAGCTGACAGTAATGGTGTGCATGACTTGAAGGATATACAACATGCTGACCAATATTCCTGTTAAGTTGCATGTCTTTAGCTCAAGCAATTTCGAGGTTCACGCGATGCAGcatttttggacagacacacccacagacaagtttcataaagaatgGACAATacatgtagcctctagagtgtaaacaaggttaatgttgacgctgcatgatgcatgacagacaaatggcgatcacaatagctcaccatgagtatgttttgctcagatgagctaaaaatggagtgTAAAAGGGTTAAGATTAGTAATTACAAGCTGTTTTTATGGAGCGTTAATTGTATAAGGCCTAacgaaaaattatgtttatttccgGTTACCCGATCGACCGTCAAGAGTTTACCCGTGACTgcaattcttttataaaaaaatcgcGAGTGGACAACAACGATATTGTTTGACACTATTTGGTCCCTATGTAGATCTTTAAAGGCCTGAACTTTAAACCACGCCGCTATCTTTGAAAACGGCCGACTGCTCAAGCGTAGTGGCTTGACAAGAAGGCAGAGCTGCCATTATCTTCCACCATTTTGGAATTCAGGGTAGGGGAAAAAATTCCAATGACAAGGCACAGTCATGTTTATATCTAATACAACCTgacttgtttaaaaatgttaatacaCCAGTGTGAAACAGAACTTGATTATCACAAGAAGGTCAGTATCGGTAAtatcttgatttgttttgtgCGGTAACCTCCAGTGTGAAACAGTACTTGATTATCACAAGATGGTCAGCATCTGTAATACCTTGATTTGTTTTGTTCGTaactttgatttatattatttgaatCATGTTGGTACAATATGAGTACGAACATCTAATAATTCCAAACATTTTCgaaccaaatataaaaaaatatccgaACCTACTGACCCTCATTGTTTTGAGTGTGTAACcggaaacatacatgtttttgtgTTCGGTGTAAGGTAAATGTGCTAGttacaaatgcataaaatcacCATCCAAAATATGGCAGATGACTATTTTGTAACCATGTTTGAACAGGTTTAACATGTTGGTGCATATTTATACAGTAATCTACTATGTAATTTTGTATGGAACACATTAGGGGACTTAAATGAAATGAGCGCCATCGCAATAATTAGACATGTTTTGCAACCAATTCCAAAGGTATTATAagtacactgtattatgtgaatttggaattagacatcaaactgggaatggacattgTGTTGTTGATATTCTAAAACAAAACTGTTCCTTTCATGTATTAAATTTATGTttgtaatgatttatttaaacttCAAGCTTGATAAGTAATAGGATATTGCTTATTAAGCTTTAAGTTCATTttaattgtagttttcaactgTGTGTGGCATGGacagtttcattttatgaaaattattaaaaaaacaagatccgtttgtgaaacacaatgtccccctatatgacgtttgactttgtagaatgaccttgaccttatgaaggatgaccttgaccttgacctttcaccactcaaaatatgcagctccatgagatacacatgcatgccaaatatcaagttgctatattcaatattgcaaaagtattcataaaataagcgatttgggccacatatatttgacctctgaccttgaaggatgaccttgacctttcaccacttaaaatgtgcagctccatgagatgcacatgcatgccaaatatcaagttgctatcttcaatatttcaaaagtatttataaaataagcgatttgggccacatatatttgacctctgaccttgaaggatgaccttgacctttcaccactcaaaatgtgcagctccatgagatacacatgcatgccaaatatcaagttgctatcttcaatattgcaaaagtattcataaaatgagcaattttggccatatatatttgacctttgaccttgaaggatgaccttgacctttcaccactcaaatgtgcagcttcatgagatacacatgtatgttaaatatgaagttgctatcttcaatatagcaaaagttattgcaaaatgttaaagttggcgcaaacagaccaacagacagaccaacagacagggcaaaaacaatatgtcccccactacttaaGTGGGAGACATAACAaacagttttgtaaaaaaaaacattttaaatgatgctattatatatgaaagtatctattttaattattatttgttaaactaaatcaatacaacatgtaaaactgcatattatgatTATGCACTGTTGAAAAAACAATATAGTCCCATATTGATGTCCTATTCCAACTCCACAAAATACTGTGTTATTAGGAAGTATAATTAAATTAGGTTTACAACTgagaaaactagagctttgtcacagacgtgataaAAACCCCCACATGCTGTATGGACACAGAATGTTTTGCATGTTGCCTTCACAAAAGCACCTTGATGAATGTtgaaaaacgcactaagtgaccctgtgacctagtttttgacctggcatgacccacaTTCGAACTTCAGTCTTGGATTACACTCGACTGATGATCGAGTTATGATTTTTGCGTCTGTCGAGTTAAAATTCCAAGCCAGTAGCCCGATCGTATAAGTGCTTTTTTCGTGTTTGAACTTAGTTACATGGCCGAAATAGCTTCCTATTGTTATAGCTTCCTCGGCATTCCAGAAATTGTTTGTTCGGTACCGATTGTGCCCaggtttttatttattgatttttgattGGCTGGTGATGGCCATACATGAACGATAACTGACGAAAAGTCCTTGCTACTTTCCTAAAATCTTACAATGTCCAccatcttaaaatattttaagtgatcgatttgcaaagtaaagcactgcactATCAGCTTAACATATTGAAAAGCTAATGCTAACAATATTATCTATTTATTACGGATTAAAgaaatttgttttcattgtctgaaattaaacgatatgcacatttacttcatgtgcaaaacacataCATCTTTCGGGCATTCTTTTTTTGGATACAGTGTTTTTCGTcgatgttaattattttattttttattttcgactttctttataacattttctaTACAATGACGAATACAGATGCGGTGATACGAATGGTCTGGTTTATACTATTTTGCATTGTATCCTTGAGTTACCAGTTTAAGTTGATGTGTAACAAATAGTTGACAATATcagattaaaaaatacatatttaccctttgcatgatgggaaatttgtcgtctgctaaaatgttgtctgctgaatttctaaaattagcattttctttgatttttttcaaagaatattatcagaatagcaaatagtttggatcctgatggacgttctgtggcgtctcatctggatccaaactgtttgcaaaggcaggGGTGGCGacatcaaatgtccgagttgcccgagtcgtacatttgcgtgcctgggcaactgatttttttcaattcagttgtccgtggacaacaagttttttaaaagttgggtccaggtatacaaaaaaatatattatattaaagccgtaattaagttttacaaaaccggatgctGACAAGTGATTACAtcgtcagtgctatttgcggagcaatcaagctaaaatacgagcactctcctgcgcagtgatctcccttattctataagagaccaggagcatgccgcattttaaacattcagcccaactgttagacagtgtacagactggtttctatatttttacaatcagagggaaataaaaagtattaaagttagataatcaaaacacggtctaccttgttatttaaggcgacttttattgtaaaaatggaacatttagtttttttaaatcttcaacaacgaagcagaaacccaaagctttgagcagtccacctcccaaaaaaactaagaaagatcatgataaaaaatatgatctaagtaaacgcaccagaacttttcaagaaacttggctcacagattttcaatggttaccaggtGATGATAATCTAactaccagtagcggcgcagagcctcagtctgatgaggtcgacatattgaactagtttaatttgttaagattacgatgtcatgttaaaaacatgttttaataacactagctttgcaagattaagttttagaaagtctttatattgtttataatatactgctatcatgaatgtactattgaaatacaactataaacaaaactagcaaatcatattcattttggtatattccacattgttttttatttattaataaatacttttataatttatataaacattaacggacaagtgtagttcagcaacggacaagtcaaatttcctaaatggttgtccgtggacaagtatagttttttgagatttcgccacccctgaaaggccttcaaaattcggttcccgcactgaaagggttaaccagtaattgcaactagaaagatgAAGGGCTCTGCCCTTTATTGTGGTTGGGGACGTGCGACACTTGACCCTCAGTCTTATTTTCCAGATTTCacatttgggacaattgacacccctgctatAGAAGCCTATTCAGAAGTAAATCGGTAATCCCCATTGGGCACTCATTGAGTAGATGCTTATTGAACAGTGTAGTAAGTTGATCTCTCTAGACACTTTCACTAGTATTATTACCGGATGGATTGGATTAGGTCCAAGACtaacatatttacaaatgttaCAGAATTATAACTCTAATTCGGGCTAGTAAGAATTGATTCGGGCTATtgaaatttccaagctggtaGTCTGATCAAGCTAGTGCCTCAAAAAAATAATACCAAGActggaacttggcctagacatcatatagatacaacttatgattaagtttggtgaagattggatgaaaactacttgaatttgagagcATACAACATGCTGTATGTGACCCCGTGAACtcgttttttgacccggcatgacccatattcgaacttgacctagacatctagataaaatttctgaccaagtttgttgaagatcggatgaaaacaattcGAGTAAGAGAGCGGACAACCAATACAGatcagatggacagacagacaagactcctatataccccctttaacttcgtttgtgggggtataatgaaatTATAAGCCAATGAAAAGAAGTAATATAAATACCTGAATGACTTTCCCGCAAACAGTtgttttggtttttggaggtgaCCTTAGTGCTTCTCTCAATGAAACCATAGGAGCCGCTGGTGGATTGACAAGAGCCTTACCCTCTTGTACTCTGCTGTCAGGGACTTCAATTTCTTGTGTTGGGAACAGTCTAGATGTTCGGGTTAGAATGATATACCCATCCCTTCGGATGAAATTTCTCAACATTATTGTTTTACCTTCAATAAGTTTGTTGAATTGGGTTGGGTCATACGACACAACTTTCACAGCTTTTTTGTCATCTGCTATAGCAACAGACTTTGACTGCTTTGTCTCACCATTGGCATTAGTATATGTCTCTGGACTGCTTGCAAACACAACTCTGCCCCTTGCAGACTTGTCATAGGGCATGCTTTGGTCCATGTTCATGATTTCTTCTAAGGTTGACATCTGCAAAGATATATAGAACAAATGTAATTTATCAAACAAGAGTACTGCTTGTGGGTGCCAACGCTTAACTGCAGTTGTTTGTTGCCCTAGCATAACTCGATAACTGAAAAATATTGCCcaaatatttatgtaactttTCATACAAATATGCCTCGTCTGTATAAAAACCTATTGCAAGTTTGAAGAAAATGTCCTTATATTGAAGGAGATAGctgcatttttaaagaaatttgctgAGTTGAAAAGGGGCATAACTGTGAAAATACTGCCCACTATTTTGTGGatttccagtcgttacaccccctggacgttacacccctagtcattACACCCACTAAGCCTGGACACTACACCCAccaacatgtaaacataattgattaggttactaaggtgtgatcatacctaccatggggcacacttcacttgattaatgatgtttctgctttaatgtgtgtccaatgggggtctgtccaagtgttttttattgtttgtttgtctgtatgtctgtcttattgatgtgcagtgttaattgggaaataacaattttttggtgtgaaaaacatttttctttggtcttttcaaataaattgttaattatcaaagtgtaataataacacctgaaattaaaggagtttgttcacaccattattattaaaattcataAGAAGATGTTGTAGTTTGATTTTATTAATTCTAAAGAATATTGCATCTTTATGTCGTGGCAAAAGAATATCAAAACATCAAAGGTAACAAAGTTAATAAGACAAATACtcaatgcaaattgtttttactcaTTGTCCCCGTATATACCGGAACAATTTTAGAGAATATCATACTATAGGTATACATTGTTACTCTTTCAAAATGCccccaaaacaaatattttggtgtattgattcaaattgtaaaaaaagcgTGTTATTAGTTCTGATTTTGCTGTTTCATGTGATAATTGTGGATTATGGCAGCATATTAGATGTGGTGATACCGGTAAGTCATTTTCTTCCTATTATAAACATTGTAGATCCATATAATTTGAGCTCCATGACATCATGCAATTTTGGACCTTAGGGCATTTTCCGTTGTTATCAAATGGCCTTGtaactgataaataatttaaaataccaaCTTGGTTTAAGCGTATTAGCTGCTCCATTATTGAccaatttatatttgtaaatactcatttataaactttaacctacacaattatataacttatataattattagtctctataaaaacatatccattaattattaataattagaaacaatttgttacattttaaccaactacatcatgtggaaagtttggaatcctaataatactttcttatttttacataaatgaaattcaatataatggtcttatgatttacattttattaacaaaaatattatttttctataaatatgaaatgatatgtaacagaatggtatttatgcaggaaaagggaaatgggtggagacatgagggattatacatgtaatatatatttttgttatcattcaaataattaagttgatttatgttgcattaagactcatgccctaatttagtgttttaaatcattgacacagttttgtgtcatcatttatgaaacacagtttgttaaactaacagtaacactgggccacttagataaacattggacctatttgggccacattagggccagacaaagaccctctaactgtttattaggggccataaaagatacacagacttAGTGCCAATTGgggccctcccataaactgtgaaaacatgctttgattgctacagtaagtgacagattcctgttaattgtgtttcaatataaaaaagtacatTGGGACTCTTGAGATTAGTGAGTAGGTTGTACGTGCGGCTGAATATAAAGTATAGAAATTGTCTAGAATTGTGAAAACTCACTAGCACGAAGTGTATATACTGTTCAAAGTGAAATGGGATTTCTTGGaaatattattttagttgtttttaatcaatcataatttgtattttattttcaagttatttctgtctgtatatttctgaaaaaaagtattaatgatttagatgcatattattacatttggtgaaataaaaagaaatgtttaaatttaagattgtgttttgtttattctaaatatttttttttatttatcattatttttattttattttcaaagttttttctgtctgtatattcttgaaaaaagtatttataatttatatgcatataataacattatggtgcaataaaaataaatgtatatgaattaagattgtgttttgttc carries:
- the LOC127869217 gene encoding uncharacterized protein LOC127869217 encodes the protein MSTLEEIMNMDQSMPYDKSARGRVVFASSPETYTNANGETKQSKSVAIADDKKAVKVVSYDPTQFNKLIEGKTIMLRNFIRRDGYIILTRTSRLFPTQEIEVPDSRVQEGKALVNPPAAPMVSLREALRSPPKTKTTVCGKVIQKVEPPTVHVTLTVISACAQDDVTELLLSDDSVRAIPSQLLMAALPQELEEVLDPESFFAERKTNLRLQLKGSEVLSVKLQ